From Butyricimonas paravirosa, one genomic window encodes:
- a CDS encoding DUF417 family protein — MNEQVTKFIRRFLTIAASSKGLGIKLIRVAILIIFVWIGGLKYYHYEADGIVPFVANSPFMSFFYNKQAPEYKEYKNAEGAYVIKNREWHQANGTYTFAHGLGALICTIGILVFLGLFFPRIGIIGDILAIIMTIGTLSFLVTTPEVWVPNLGSGEFGFPLLSGAGRLVIKDTAILAGAIVLLSDSAQRVLNQLKHQES, encoded by the coding sequence ATGAACGAGCAAGTAACAAAATTCATCCGTCGTTTTTTAACGATAGCAGCATCAAGCAAAGGTTTAGGCATAAAACTTATCCGTGTGGCCATACTCATCATTTTCGTGTGGATCGGAGGTCTGAAATACTATCACTACGAGGCTGACGGGATTGTACCGTTCGTTGCCAACAGTCCATTCATGAGTTTTTTCTACAACAAACAAGCCCCGGAATACAAGGAATACAAAAACGCGGAAGGAGCCTACGTGATCAAGAACCGGGAATGGCATCAAGCAAACGGAACATACACTTTCGCCCACGGCCTGGGAGCCTTGATCTGTACCATCGGAATACTGGTCTTCTTGGGATTATTTTTCCCCCGTATCGGTATCATCGGAGATATTCTGGCCATCATTATGACCATCGGTACCTTGTCATTTCTTGTCACGACACCCGAAGTATGGGTCCCCAACCTGGGAAGCGGGGAATTTGGCTTTCCCCTGTTATCCGGTGCCGGACGTCTCGTGATTAAAGACACGGCCATATTAGCAGGAGCCATAGTTCTACTATCCGATTCTGCACAACGCGTATTAAATCAATTAAAACATCAAGAATCATGA